Genomic window (Helianthus annuus cultivar XRQ/B chromosome 3, HanXRQr2.0-SUNRISE, whole genome shotgun sequence):
GCTATGGCATTTTACGTAAGGTGCTTACGAAGCCAAAATATGGTTAACTAGTTCACTAACTTCTTCGTTTGGTTGTTTTGTGACAAAAATACCGCTTACTAGTCTTTCGGGTCGATAACGGACTAGTTATGTGTATAGCGATATAATATCGGAAGCTTACGATTCTGGTCATCTCATTGATATCCTTAAAATGTTTTAGTGTGTTTTTCATCAAGTGACATAATTCCGAAGTCCCggaaatgctttgttataggttcggACAAGTTAAAAGTGTTATATATTTAGCCGATATAGACATTTTTTTAgattagggcgttataccggaaagtcttgtttctttgcaagatgtgttttcataataatgttttcttatataaatggactcagttatgttatccgagtatcgtttttcagtgtttcggtctgatttcacggtttgctggcatgaatagtgtaaccgtgaatagtgcacgtggcactttctaccaacacttttaggacattgtttgccTGATTTCGCAATGTTGCGAAAACCAACATATGGTTTAGCATTGTTTCCTTGTCCTAACCTTGTTATCCAATTAACGACACTGTTatgtaattaaattacgctaaatgcatgagattatgtaaataaaatagtgattagtttgtacgGAATTGTCGGTTTATTGCCATTTGTCACATCGTTGATGAGGTTGATTTTGTCTCCACTTTCGGCCAACTTCCCTTTAAGAATCAAAAAGTTCCTGTGCTTGATCGTGTATCTTGAACCCGTAGAATATTCGAATCCCACATCCAAACAATACATCCCGATTGCCTTGTGGACCCAATATAGTCCATTTGAAATGCTTATTACCCAGAAGCTGGTGAGAAACGTCTCATTAACCGTTTCTTGCTTTGACTCTTGTAGCGCAATCACACTAATATCGTTCTTAATCCTAAGTTCCTTAACCCATAAAGCCTTATCCCCATCTTTAAACCCCTTGATATTTAAAGAGAGACAATTCATCTTTTACCCCCCATTGTTGCCTTCTCTTCTAATGGTATCCTTCATAAAATCACTGTGTTCTCTTAGTTGAGCTCCAACAATTTGCCCAATGTTGATAGTCGCCTCCACTTCGTGATGCTCGGGAGAATTAAAAGAGTCTGGAACCCGATCGGCGTCACTGACTGTCTCTCCTGTTCTACCTACACGAATCGGCTCCATTGTTAAGATCGAAGCTCCACTCCCCTCCATTATTACCATCCCCTTGAACTTCTCCCTCTTCCAGATGATCTTCCACCGAACTGGCCTCCTTGTTTTCTCCACCCAGGAGTTTATTAaggttaaaaaaaaatcatggctcTCTATAGTACCCCTGATGTATGTCCTTTGTTTCAATAAACTCGTTTCCTCATTCTAAAAAAATTGTGctccaaacgacttgatttttgttaattggaagagGATACGAGtttattgatgtaaaacttacctcaaaacggtgctccaaacgacttgatttttgttaattggaagtttaaacacctgaATTGAAGGACCGTTTGCGTCGTTTGGAGCACAATTTCAAGGTAAGCTTTACATCATTCGACTCGTATTCTCGTTCTGATCAATAGCTCTAAAACGTCattttgtaattcggaaaaaaaaaacttaactctgttaagtttttttaactgatGACCGGTGGAGGAAAAATAGTTGAAAGATGGGACTATCATGGGGAATAAAAAAGGTGGGACTGCCAATAGCCAATGACGTCTAGTAGGTATTATTATAGGCCAATATCCCTAAATATTATAGATGAAAAGACAACTTTGCTCTGTTATTAAGCTAATAATTAATTATTGTAGCATAAGCATTATAGGTTGTGGTTATTTAAattttttaagaatttttttaaacacataatAGTATAGTATATCAAATTCAAAATATCAAAATACATTAAAACAAAATTAATCTAAGCGGAGACAAGGAACGAGCCAAACGCACAAACCAAGTCGAGCTATTCAAACCAAACAATATGAGGCAAGGTTTTTTGGAGCTAAATCCAATGGAGATATATCATAGTTGGTGCTTGGGAGTATCTTCGGACTGGGTTCCATATCTCCATCTCCTCCGTTCTCCATTTCCTAGTATCCTTGTTATTTGATTAGAAAACTGTTAGTTAAAACTTTACATTCTTGTTCTACGAAATTATTGTAGGATGCACTCACATGTTTTTAATTGATGCTTGTGTCTATTAGAGTTAGTAAATAAAATAAGAGTAAACTAGAAACTTGGGTTGAGGAGAATTCAATTTTGTGGTACTCTGGTAAACAAAATACGACCTAAAAATCTATTAGCCTATTAGGTCAGATTTAACTCAACTTAAAGTCAAAACATGTAACACTTGACTAATAACTAACTAGATAACGTGACAATAAAGATGATCAGATCAGATAACTTCAATCATTAACAAGAGAATTGCTATACAAAACTGAAAGAGAACTAATCAAATACAACTACACGATCTCATTTTTTGTCGAAACTAATTAGATAACATGACAGTAATGGTGATCAGATTAGATAACTATAACCTCAATCAGTAAAAGAGTAATATTCAAACGAAACTGAAAGAGAACTTACCAGATACATACATCAtctcattttttttttgtcaaaatagCCGAACATTATAACTAAAACTAGGTTAATGCCCGCGTGATGCACAGCTTCATCCAAAAccatattatttactttgaaatGTAATATTCTGTATAAACGAATACATTGAAAGAAACAAACAGAAAATTATTAAATCCCGGAAATAACCAACATTACCTAGAATTGGTTACACATATTATTTAAGGTAAATGTGTATCATGATTATGTTTTTATGTTCCAACCATTAAGGTATTATGGTGGGAATCTGGTATTGTGAATTGTGATCAATACATTACCTAGAATTGGTTACACATAGTCTTAACCATAGTTTATTTAACCATATCCACTTTGCTATTATGGAATGTTCTTTAGAAAAGAGTTTAGGTGAAGAAATTAGATGATGATGTATATGTGAAAAGTTAGGATTATAACTTCCACCATTATCCTGCTAAACACTAATTTCTTCAGCCTTGAAATCAAATACAACATCTTAAACATTTTCTGTACCACTGAGGTAAATTATAAATAATCAGTTTATCATACTTGTAGAAGGTTCCTGTAAGCGTAAACTCGCACTAAACCCTTGGCGTGTGAAGGCATATATAGTGAAGTAGCCAAAAATGCTCCATAACCAACCTAACACAAACAACATATATGTCACAGTTGTTACAAGAAACGTAATATTTCAACAATCAAACATTTTTAACGCGTACGGAGCGTGGTATGGGCTTAGTCTGGGAAACAGTCTTTGGTATCTGAGCAGATGACTCATCTTCTGAAGAATCATCACTATCAACAGCCATAGCCGAGGCTGGACCACTTCTTGCTTTCCACGGACAAGCTCTATTAGGCGAGGTTGAACTTGCAGCCAATGATCTTGCTGACCTGCACACATTTTCCATAGATATCGTTAAGTTTATCAGTTTCTGCTAAAAAAAGGAGTAAAATCCCACAGTGTATAGACAGACGTGAAATAGTAGCCCTGGTGGTGTGATTGGTTTGGTCTGATGGCACGACTTTGTGATCTAGTAAATTTTTGTTTAAGAGGTTTCTTGACTTCTTCCACCTAATAAGAATGCGTTAGAGTACCAATAATAATCTAATAGAAATGGATTAAGTTGTAGATTCAATTTCTACGACTGTGTGTTGTGGATGAACTTGGGGCGCTAAAGGTGGTCTTTGGAAATCCTTTCTCACATCCAGATTCATTTTTATATATGCATAATCCAATCCCTTGTTTTTAGCTGATATATTATGAATCCCACAAAATTAAAATAGCGACACCTTCTATTTTTAGCTGATACATTGTAAAAGAATTGGAAAACCGCTTAAAAGATTAGGTACGACACCTTAAAGCCTATCTTTGACTGGTCAGCAGATGTTATGCCACGAAGAACCGAGGTGAGGTAATGAGGCTTAGTTTTTAATTCCAATTTAGCGAGTTCCACGCCCTTTCGAGCTAAAACAAAGAATGACGTCGTTtctttaaaaattaaaattaataataatagtttaTATAAATAACATATTTATGATATATTTCGACCCGCTTCTTTTTGAGCGATAAAGCATTCGACCCGCTTCTTTTTTAGCGATAACGCATTCGACCCGTTTCTTATTAAGCGAAAAAGAATTCGACCCATTTTTAAAGCCGAAAAATCATTCCACCCATTTTTTTAAGCAATATATTAtctattttttttacatattttacctatcagaaaaaaaaaatctcaGGTTATTGAAACTGATCCAGTTGGCCCGTGTAGGAAAACTTtcccttttgacccgtttaatagAACTGACTCATTCGACGTTTAAGAATAACTGATCGTTCAACCCGTTTAATAAAACTGGCCCACTTGATCCATTTAATAAAGCGAATCGATCGACCTATTCTATAAAGCTTACCTGTTCAACCTATGTAATAAAAACTTTAGAGTTATGCGGCACACAGACACAAAAATGATGGAATAAATCAAAAGTGTTAGTGACCACTAATAAAAATGTACCAGCTTAGAACTGACCTATTTAAACCACGCGTTCGAGcattgt
Coding sequences:
- the LOC110930616 gene encoding uncharacterized protein LOC110930616 isoform X2, with the protein product MVFFLEQKFDAVVAGDVAIRSSRLDYLDFTQPYNESGDKLHSNFSRMVVVVWLFVALIITQSYTASFTSMLTAQRSARSLAASSTSPNRACPWKARSGPASAMAVDSDDSSEDESSAQIPKTVSQTKPIPRSVGYGAFLATSLYMPSHAKGLVRVYAYRNLLQDNGGSYNPNFSHIHHHLISSPKLFSKEHSIIAKWIWLNKLWLRLCVTNSR
- the LOC110930616 gene encoding uncharacterized protein LOC110930616 isoform X1 is translated as MVFFLEQKFDAVVAGDVAIRSSRLDYLDFTQPYNESGDKLHSNFSRMVVVVWLFVALIITQSYTASFTSMLTAQRSARSLAASSTSPNRACPWKARSGPASAMAVDSDDSSEDESSAQIPKTVSQTKPIPRSVGYGAFLATSLYMPSHAKGLVRVYAYRNLLQQDNGGSYNPNFSHIHHHLISSPKLFSKEHSIIAKWIWLNKLWLRLCVTNSR
- the LOC110930616 gene encoding glutamate receptor 1.3 isoform X4 → MVFFLEQKFDAVVAGDVAIRSSRLDYLDFTQPYNESGDKLHSNFSRMVVVVWLFVALIITQSYTASFTSMLTAQRSARSLAASSTSPNRACPWKARSGPASAMAVDSDDSSEDESSAQIPKTVSQTKPIPRSVGYGAFLATSLYMPSHAKGLVRVYAYRNLLQV
- the LOC110930616 gene encoding uncharacterized protein LOC110930616 isoform X3; translated protein: MVFFLEQKFDAVVAGDVAIRSSRLDYLDFTQPYNESGDKLHSNFSRMVVVVWLFVALIITQSYTASFTSMLTAQRWKKSRNLLNKNLLDHKVVPSDQTNHTTRATISRQQDHWLQVQPRLIELVRGKQEVVQPRLWLLIVMILQKMSHLLRYQRLFPRLSPYHAPLVMEHFWLLHYICLHTPRV